The Treponema phagedenis DNA segment GCGTAAAAGGAGTAAAAAAAACGCACGTGCTTTCTGAAAGGCAATGAGTATCAGTTTTTTTTTTGATTATGAAACCGTAAATATAAATATATGCCGAGAGCAATAAACCCAAATGCGGCAACAACAATAACGCCATTAAACTGAATAAATCCCGTTATAATCAAAGTTATGAGTCCTACTGCAAGGGGAATTAATGCAGCTTTTCGTTTTGCCTTCACGCTGTCATAAACAGCTAATCCTCCTCCTGTTAAAACAATAGCTGCCCCGACACAATCAATCGGAACGGTTTGTCCGTAGTTCATAAATAATACGCCTGCCAAAACAAGCCCGACAATCACAATAAATAGTATTTTCGTTTTCATTTCAAAACCTCCGATGTCATTATTATTCACACTGGAAAGACGTAACGCAAATATATATTAAATATCCCCGATAAAAATTCCTAAATCTGCCGCCAGTAAATACGCAGCTTCAATTAGTAAACTTGCCTCGACCGTTGAACAGTCCGCCTCGCTTTGCGGAAACGGCTCATGGTAAATCGTATTCCACACAACCTCTCCCCATCCATTTTTCATTACCGGATAGTTAAGCTCATTCATCGCTTTCCGTTTTATTTCGTATTTCACAACATCAAAAGCATTCCCTGTGCTGTTTGCAATAATCCGTATTATGCCGTGAAGTTTTGTGTTCTGCGAATTCTTGCCTGTTGTCCGTTTTTTACGCTTATCAGATAACTCTAATTCTATAGGCGGCACTGTGTATGGCTTTTCTCCCGCCCTGAGGCTCTGCGCCTCTTTTCTAAACAAATCCCGCCTATGCTGAATGTATAAATCCATTTGCCGCTTATCAATATCGCCGATAATTCTTACTGTAAGCTCATTGTTTTTATAATGAACAATTTCTACCCTCGCATCTGTTTTCATTATGTTCGCTCTCCGTACCCACTAGTATTCATAACCACAAGTTTTTTTAAACCTTTGCTCGCTATGCACAATCAGTACATAATTCCAATCATCCAATTCGAGATAATCCCCTTTGTTGACAGCATCCCAAAATTTCATACCGTCATACATTGCCAAGGCTTGTGGATAACCATCGTTTTACAGGGCTTTTTATTCGGATTTTTACGCCGTTTTAATACCCATTAAACCGCTTTTTTTGATTGCCCTTTTATCGCGGTTTCCAGTCTGTTTTTTGCGATATTAAAATAATTATCGTCAATTTCCATGCCGATAAATCGGCGGTTTGTATTCAGGCACGCAATGCCGGTTGTGCCGGAACCCATAAACGAATCCAATACGACATCGCCTTCATCGGTGCTGTCAAAAATAAATTTTTCCATTAGTTCTATCGGTTTTTGCGTCGGGTGTATTTTTTCGCCGTTTGTTTTTCTCGCTCCGCTATTAAAACTTTTTATATTCTGTATAATATTTGAAAAAAGCCCTTTTGTGTCGGCTGTCTTTGTTTTTCCGGAAAATAAAATCATTTCATAGCCGAAACCGTAATTATTCATAATTGGGCGGGCGAGTTTTTGCCAAATAAGACAATTTTTTGCCGTAAGAATTGTATTGAAAATCGGATAATAAAAAGCATAGCTGCGCCAATCACAAAAGAAATATATACAGCCGTCAGGCTTTAAAATGCGCTTATATTCTTTAAAAAGCTTTTCATAAAAAGGCTTACAAATAGCTAAATCATTAAAACAGCCTTTTCGTCCGTTGTGAGTCATGCCTAAAAAATACGGCGGATCAGTAATTATTGACTGTATGCTTTCATCCGGAATTTTCGGCAAAAAGTCTAAACAGTCGCCATGCAGTAGTTCGAT contains these protein-coding regions:
- a CDS encoding DNA-methyltransferase, producing MSIEKKMKLTENIELLHGDCLDFLPKIPDESIQSIITDPPYFLGMTHNGRKGCFNDLAICKPFYEKLFKEYKRILKPDGCIYFFCDWRSYAFYYPIFNTILTAKNCLIWQKLARPIMNNYGFGYEMILFSGKTKTADTKGLFSNIIQNIKSFNSGARKTNGEKIHPTQKPIELMEKFIFDSTDEGDVVLDSFMGSGTTGIACLNTNRRFIGMEIDDNYFNIAKNRLETAIKGQSKKAV